One genomic segment of Candidatus Bathyarchaeota archaeon includes these proteins:
- a CDS encoding DNA repair exonuclease, protein MKPFSFIHASDLHLGYAQYGLEVRRQDFDAAFSELVDKTIQHKPDFMIIAGDLFHQARPTNVTLESTIKSFKRLKDANIPVLTVDGSHDCAPNSITGTILHPLDSAGLIHHLPRHSGACWTKPDCCYVYGIPNYRSKYKTAQELPKFTVINPPNPDPDLCNIFVFHGAVDLQGVKPPYIEAELSPEQLPDGFAYYAAGHVHEHFLGAFKSGYLAYSGCTETADYREGKLQKGFYHVQVNAKGEIKPEFMMLESPRSFIVIDDQDFTGMSSSKITELAVQMVKNYDQENAILIPILKGTLPAEASRTEVDIGKIRSAAEKALLVHPVVQLKESVVSDEVVRSIFEGEFKDLKTKAFEYFLQIFQERYSKEEAEKIAHGALGLIEPLNKRQEEKVRQEIEELVK, encoded by the coding sequence TTGAAACCGTTTAGTTTTATCCACGCATCCGATTTACACTTAGGTTACGCTCAGTACGGGTTAGAAGTGCGCAGGCAAGATTTTGACGCTGCCTTCTCTGAACTGGTGGATAAAACAATCCAGCATAAACCCGATTTTATGATAATTGCAGGTGACCTGTTCCATCAAGCAAGACCCACAAACGTCACCCTTGAAAGCACAATTAAAAGCTTCAAACGCCTAAAAGACGCAAACATCCCCGTACTAACCGTAGATGGCTCACATGACTGCGCCCCAAACAGCATAACAGGCACAATTCTCCACCCGCTGGACAGTGCAGGTTTAATCCATCACCTACCCCGCCACAGCGGCGCATGCTGGACCAAACCAGACTGCTGCTACGTCTATGGCATCCCAAACTATCGCAGCAAATACAAAACTGCTCAAGAACTTCCCAAATTCACAGTCATAAACCCGCCAAACCCAGACCCCGACCTCTGCAACATCTTCGTATTCCACGGCGCCGTAGACCTGCAAGGCGTAAAGCCGCCCTATATTGAAGCGGAACTTTCACCTGAACAGTTGCCTGACGGGTTTGCTTATTACGCAGCGGGGCACGTGCATGAGCATTTTTTGGGTGCTTTCAAATCGGGATATTTAGCCTACAGTGGCTGCACCGAAACCGCGGATTACCGCGAGGGCAAACTGCAAAAGGGCTTCTATCATGTGCAGGTTAACGCTAAGGGTGAGATTAAACCTGAATTTATGATGCTGGAGTCTCCCCGAAGTTTCATTGTTATTGATGACCAAGACTTCACAGGCATGTCCTCCTCTAAAATCACCGAACTCGCCGTTCAAATGGTCAAAAATTATGACCAAGAAAACGCCATCTTAATCCCAATCTTAAAAGGCACATTGCCCGCGGAAGCCAGCCGAACCGAAGTGGACATCGGAAAAATTCGTAGTGCAGCAGAAAAAGCCCTACTGGTTCACCCAGTTGTTCAGCTAAAAGAAAGTGTGGTTTCTGATGAGGTGGTTCGGAGCATTTTTGAGGGCGAGTTCAAAGACCTCAAAACCAAAGCGTTTGAGTATTTTTTGCAGATTTTTCAGGAACGCTACAGCAAAGAGGAAGCCGAAAAAATCGCTCATGGCGCCTTGGGCTTAATTGAACCCTTAAACAAGCGTCAAGAAGAAAAAGTGCGTCAAGAAATCGAGGAGCTGGTAAAATGA
- a CDS encoding hydrolase encodes MPFTPLHLGPALAVGLPLRRHLHVPTFILANVVLDVEPLGVMIFGLHYPLHGYVHTFLSAVAVGLLLGSVMFLIEAPLQPVYRTIKLETDKTLKLKSFLIAGVFGTSLHVLFDALIYPEIQPFFPLSANPLLALDVSMYSVYLWCVLLGVFGLIYYGILFVRSPVKANR; translated from the coding sequence TTGCCGTTTACGCCGCTTCATTTGGGTCCAGCATTAGCCGTGGGGCTTCCTCTTCGAAGGCACCTGCATGTGCCAACATTCATCTTGGCCAATGTTGTTTTGGATGTTGAACCGTTAGGGGTCATGATTTTTGGGCTGCACTATCCCTTACATGGATACGTTCACACGTTTCTTTCTGCAGTGGCTGTTGGTTTGCTTTTGGGCAGCGTTATGTTCCTAATTGAAGCGCCCCTACAACCAGTTTACAGAACAATAAAACTGGAAACCGACAAAACATTAAAACTCAAATCTTTTCTGATTGCAGGCGTCTTTGGCACTTCACTGCACGTCCTATTTGACGCATTAATCTACCCAGAAATACAGCCATTCTTCCCTTTATCGGCAAATCCGCTACTGGCGCTTGACGTGTCTATGTATAGTGTTTATTTGTGGTGTGTTTTGTTGGGCGTATTTGGGCTAATTTATTATGGTATATTATTTGTTCGCTCACCAGTTAAGGCAAATCGTTGA
- the rpsJ gene encoding 30S ribosomal protein S10: MVRKARIRLTSTDYTKLEDVCGELKNIAQKTGVKINGPVPLPTKRLRVPVLKAPSGSGTATWDRWDMRIHKRLIDIDSEERVMRRIMRIRVPEEVHVTIELI, translated from the coding sequence ATGGTAAGAAAAGCAAGAATACGCCTCACAAGCACAGATTACACAAAACTGGAAGATGTATGTGGAGAACTGAAAAATATCGCCCAGAAAACAGGCGTAAAAATCAATGGACCAGTTCCACTGCCAACCAAACGTTTACGCGTTCCAGTCCTTAAGGCTCCTTCCGGTTCAGGAACAGCCACATGGGACCGCTGGGACATGCGCATTCACAAACGCTTAATCGACATTGACTCAGAAGAGCGTGTTATGCGTCGAATTATGCGTATACGTGTTCCAGAAGAAGTTCACGTAACAATTGAGCTCATCTAA
- a CDS encoding NAD(P)-dependent glycerol-1-phosphate dehydrogenase, translated as MTSAYHYMQLPREVIIGKGVISRVTEVVERLNLKGGALIVSGSRSYKIAGSTVYDYLEDAGLTVDARLVESITTKDIKLIEKEIKILKPQVVFGVGGGTIIDAAKVSASNQNLPFVSVPTTVSHDGIASPLASIKGSDKPYSVMAQAPLSIIADTDIISQAPWRSVISGCGDTIAKYTAVKDWKLAHLERKEYYGEYAASLALMSTKLVIENARLIKPGNEEGLRILLEALISCGVAMSIAGSSRPCSGSEHLFSHALDRINSHHAMHGEQVGVGSILSAFLYSSNWQKIRSTLKRLGAPTTATELGVKDEDVVKALDMAAKIRPERYTILHKLNLSYAACASAAKGAGIIGN; from the coding sequence ATGACTTCAGCTTATCATTACATGCAGCTTCCCCGAGAGGTCATTATTGGAAAAGGAGTTATAAGCAGAGTTACCGAAGTTGTTGAGCGCCTCAATCTCAAAGGTGGAGCACTTATTGTTTCAGGTTCAAGAAGTTACAAAATTGCGGGAAGTACCGTTTATGATTACCTTGAAGATGCAGGCTTAACAGTTGACGCTCGCCTTGTGGAGTCAATCACAACCAAGGACATTAAACTAATCGAAAAAGAAATAAAAATCCTAAAACCCCAAGTTGTCTTCGGCGTCGGCGGCGGAACCATCATCGATGCAGCAAAAGTCAGCGCCTCAAACCAGAACCTACCCTTCGTAAGCGTGCCAACCACGGTATCACATGACGGCATCGCCAGCCCACTTGCCTCAATAAAAGGCTCAGATAAACCCTACTCAGTTATGGCTCAAGCACCCCTCTCAATTATTGCAGACACAGACATTATATCTCAAGCACCTTGGCGTTCAGTAATTAGCGGTTGCGGAGACACCATCGCCAAATACACGGCAGTAAAAGATTGGAAACTTGCCCATTTAGAGCGAAAAGAGTACTATGGTGAGTATGCGGCAAGCCTTGCATTGATGAGTACCAAGCTGGTTATTGAAAATGCGCGCTTAATTAAGCCGGGAAACGAGGAGGGCCTGCGGATTTTGTTAGAAGCACTAATTAGCTGTGGGGTTGCGATGAGCATTGCAGGAAGCAGTCGCCCATGCAGCGGTTCAGAGCATCTATTTAGTCATGCACTTGACAGGATTAATTCTCATCACGCCATGCACGGCGAGCAAGTGGGTGTAGGTTCGATTTTGTCGGCTTTTCTTTATAGTTCTAATTGGCAAAAAATCAGAAGCACCCTTAAACGGTTAGGTGCACCTACAACAGCGACGGAACTGGGCGTTAAAGATGAAGATGTCGTGAAAGCATTGGATATGGCAGCAAAAATTAGACCTGAACGCTACACTATCCTGCATAAGTTGAACCTGAGTTATGCAGCTTGCGCGTCGGCAGCTAAGGGCGCTGGAATAATTGGCAATTAA
- a CDS encoding VOC family protein — MDHTIVHFEIPAQNIEKLKKFYEEVFNWKIIQAEGPIEYWIIQTVPTDENGMPNRPGVNGGMYHKMTAENKPVNYFAVESINNYLEKIKKSGGKVLQEKQEVLNVGWIATVEDPEGNMFALLEPLKP, encoded by the coding sequence ATGGACCACACAATAGTCCACTTTGAAATTCCTGCACAAAACATTGAAAAACTAAAAAAATTCTACGAAGAAGTATTCAACTGGAAAATCATCCAAGCAGAAGGCCCAATAGAGTATTGGATAATCCAAACCGTACCCACAGACGAAAATGGCATGCCCAACAGACCCGGGGTTAACGGCGGAATGTACCACAAAATGACGGCAGAAAACAAGCCAGTAAACTACTTCGCGGTTGAATCAATTAATAATTACTTGGAAAAAATCAAGAAGTCAGGTGGAAAAGTGCTGCAGGAAAAACAAGAAGTCTTAAACGTAGGATGGATAGCCACAGTTGAAGACCCTGAAGGAAACATGTTTGCACTGCTTGAACCACTAAAACCTTAA
- a CDS encoding response regulator gives MGDQKRILIVDDDETIRETLSLLLEEEGYIVDKAETGQSAIAKSNSNFYNLAIIDWRLPDIEGTKLLASLKETVPPMVKIMLTGFPSMQNAIDSVNEGADAFVLKPVEGEVLLNKVKELLKQQDESRKFSEQKVASFIETRGKELLQSKKSARFK, from the coding sequence ATGGGTGACCAAAAAAGAATATTAATTGTTGATGACGACGAAACCATACGCGAAACCCTTTCACTGCTTCTGGAAGAAGAAGGCTACATAGTAGACAAAGCTGAGACCGGACAAAGCGCAATTGCAAAATCCAACAGCAACTTCTACAACCTAGCAATAATCGACTGGCGATTGCCCGATATTGAAGGAACAAAACTTCTTGCAAGCCTAAAGGAAACCGTTCCGCCCATGGTTAAAATTATGCTCACAGGCTTTCCATCCATGCAAAACGCCATTGACTCAGTAAATGAAGGCGCTGACGCATTTGTCCTCAAACCTGTTGAAGGCGAAGTCTTACTAAACAAAGTCAAAGAACTACTCAAGCAGCAGGATGAATCACGCAAATTCAGTGAACAAAAAGTAGCTTCATTCATTGAGACAAGAGGAAAAGAACTGCTTCAATCTAAAAAGTCTGCTCGTTTTAAATGA
- a CDS encoding DUF2400 family protein: MTQEVTHDLKDLLIKFVDTYSDIVDFELDPNREPKLWFMPLKSYETKKEAAHYFLLAASISDYSLTGNPRNIRMLLSHLHETLGGKLYQSKTTADFKREIQLFEEKTQMLDRLGLEKAQIPEVLCSVNKFVAQKANGDLLAYTSLLNERGLKPKDFVQQLSYGVRRMNKQHKSKSWRYLRWMTRYAPDLGLFQFSPQDLMAPLTTATFRVYVALGLSSKENLHFDLNAKNRPESWWDSTKEFDTDAEKFAQFAKTLFPHDPAKVDFPFYVLGSWLEYSDLTINSVEKSICFFIKKHQEFLQPLMQYLTVVYHYNRIGERIEPGAFSALELDVYDFLRSQQVIFNYEFMEFSLSKDNPILTYKPDFLLPQFTFQGRKVLLEPHGIKNNLPEILFKLACFREHYGEFFCLILIVPDSYVKIIEVLDPEHKSFDFLWKQSTYKIQFETFRRS, encoded by the coding sequence ATGACCCAAGAAGTAACCCACGATCTTAAAGATTTACTCATAAAATTTGTAGATACCTACAGTGACATAGTGGACTTTGAGCTTGACCCAAACCGTGAACCCAAACTATGGTTCATGCCCCTAAAAAGTTACGAAACAAAAAAGGAAGCTGCACACTATTTTTTGCTTGCAGCATCTATTAGCGACTACAGCCTAACAGGTAACCCCAGAAACATCCGAATGTTACTCAGTCACCTACACGAAACCCTTGGTGGCAAACTCTACCAATCTAAAACCACCGCCGATTTTAAGCGGGAAATCCAGTTGTTTGAGGAAAAAACTCAGATGCTTGACCGCTTAGGCTTAGAAAAAGCGCAGATTCCAGAGGTTTTATGTTCAGTAAACAAGTTTGTTGCGCAAAAAGCCAACGGTGACCTTTTGGCTTATACGAGCCTATTAAATGAGCGGGGACTTAAACCCAAAGATTTCGTTCAACAACTTTCCTATGGTGTTAGACGAATGAACAAGCAGCATAAATCCAAGTCGTGGCGGTATCTGCGTTGGATGACCCGTTACGCGCCTGACCTTGGGCTTTTCCAGTTCAGCCCCCAAGACCTAATGGCGCCCCTCACCACTGCTACCTTCAGAGTTTACGTAGCCTTGGGTTTAAGCAGTAAAGAAAACCTGCATTTTGACCTTAACGCAAAAAACAGGCCGGAAAGCTGGTGGGACAGCACAAAAGAGTTTGATACAGACGCAGAAAAATTCGCCCAATTCGCCAAAACCCTTTTCCCACACGACCCTGCAAAGGTTGACTTTCCCTTCTATGTTCTGGGCAGTTGGCTGGAATACTCGGATTTAACAATTAACTCTGTTGAAAAATCAATTTGCTTCTTCATTAAAAAGCATCAAGAGTTTCTACAGCCGCTTATGCAGTACTTAACGGTGGTTTATCATTACAACAGAATCGGCGAACGCATTGAACCGGGCGCTTTTTCGGCTTTGGAGCTTGACGTTTATGATTTTCTGCGCAGTCAGCAGGTGATTTTTAATTATGAGTTTATGGAGTTTTCTCTTTCCAAAGATAATCCCATTTTGACGTATAAGCCTGATTTTCTGCTCCCCCAGTTCACTTTTCAGGGCAGAAAAGTGCTGCTTGAACCTCACGGCATAAAAAATAATCTCCCTGAAATCCTCTTTAAGCTGGCATGTTTTAGAGAGCATTACGGCGAGTTTTTCTGCCTAATCCTTATTGTTCCTGATTCTTACGTTAAAATAATTGAGGTTTTAGACCCTGAGCATAAATCCTTTGATTTTCTCTGGAAACAGAGCACCTATAAAATCCAGTTTGAAACCTTCCGTAGGTCATAG
- a CDS encoding HAD-IA family hydrolase, with protein sequence MVQIRAILFDLDNTLADFIAMKQQTVKAAANAMVNAGLQMNTTQAYEQLLNAYFEFGIESDRAFSDFLKDNGKFDHKILAAAINAYLEAKKDALKPYPNVQTTLETLQQKGMYLSIVTDAPKTKAYQRLLSMGLESYFKFVIGFEDTGSSKTTGLPILMALSMLRKEMPNLPSSEVLMVGDSIEKDINPARNLGLKTALSKYGQQFPEKGSADYELYEFMDILQILS encoded by the coding sequence ATGGTGCAGATACGTGCAATCCTGTTTGATTTAGATAACACCTTAGCTGACTTTATCGCCATGAAACAGCAAACAGTCAAAGCAGCCGCCAACGCCATGGTCAATGCAGGATTACAGATGAACACAACGCAAGCATATGAGCAGCTTTTGAACGCTTACTTTGAGTTTGGAATAGAATCTGACCGTGCATTCTCGGATTTCTTAAAAGACAACGGCAAATTTGACCACAAAATCTTAGCCGCTGCAATCAACGCCTACTTAGAAGCAAAAAAAGATGCACTAAAACCCTACCCAAACGTCCAAACAACACTAGAAACCTTGCAACAAAAAGGCATGTATCTCTCAATCGTAACAGACGCCCCAAAAACTAAAGCCTACCAGCGACTCCTAAGCATGGGGCTTGAATCCTATTTCAAATTCGTAATTGGCTTTGAAGACACAGGCAGCAGCAAAACCACGGGTTTACCCATCCTGATGGCATTGTCAATGTTGCGAAAAGAAATGCCTAACCTGCCCAGTAGCGAAGTCTTGATGGTGGGGGACTCCATTGAAAAAGACATCAATCCAGCCAGAAACCTTGGCTTAAAAACTGCATTATCTAAATATGGGCAACAATTTCCTGAAAAAGGAAGCGCCGATTATGAACTGTACGAATTCATGGATATCTTACAAATTCTAAGTTGA
- a CDS encoding radical SAM protein, which produces MQKKGPLYILPWRCTFQCNFGCAHCTSACSAAAQNEMSTKEALKLVDQAYEFGASFFGITGGEALLRKDLFEVLTYAHKLGMGTSIITDGRLLDEKAHDYIVKNETKVSISIDGGKVTDDAVRGVGSYDASVKAIERLSKDNLLNCLVYTLVNTDSKVTNVNEADFRDVLDLAAKYGARWVIYHGMIPYSKESLKNVPSPEQNEWAWNKLYDLTIEYKGKPGLNVYYPSYARVAKQRGIPDWDNWYNHFFLGRCFFGKFMSIAENGDAIPCSYNDVHRFGNTQKQSMQEIWDTLQNSELFTQAKDKNLLKGKCGVCEFKDICGGCRTSAYFYTGDLLGPDLQCAYIPKALREK; this is translated from the coding sequence TTGCAGAAAAAAGGACCCCTATACATTCTGCCTTGGCGATGCACTTTCCAATGCAACTTTGGCTGTGCACACTGCACTTCAGCATGTAGCGCCGCGGCTCAAAACGAAATGAGCACTAAAGAAGCCCTAAAACTGGTGGACCAAGCATACGAGTTTGGCGCAAGCTTTTTTGGAATAACCGGCGGAGAAGCACTGCTACGCAAAGACCTCTTTGAAGTGCTCACGTACGCCCATAAATTAGGCATGGGTACAAGCATAATTACGGATGGCAGGCTTTTAGATGAGAAAGCTCACGATTACATCGTTAAAAACGAAACAAAAGTTTCAATCAGCATAGACGGCGGCAAAGTAACCGATGATGCCGTGCGAGGCGTGGGCTCTTATGATGCATCCGTTAAAGCAATAGAGCGCCTATCCAAAGATAACCTGCTCAACTGTCTCGTGTACACTTTGGTTAACACTGACAGCAAAGTCACCAACGTTAACGAAGCCGACTTCAGAGACGTGCTGGATTTAGCTGCAAAGTATGGGGCGCGCTGGGTAATTTATCACGGCATGATTCCCTACAGCAAAGAAAGCCTCAAAAATGTGCCTTCTCCCGAGCAGAATGAGTGGGCATGGAACAAACTCTACGATTTAACCATCGAGTACAAAGGAAAACCTGGGCTTAACGTGTATTATCCCTCATACGCGCGTGTTGCTAAGCAGCGGGGAATACCTGATTGGGATAACTGGTATAATCACTTCTTTTTGGGCAGATGTTTCTTTGGCAAATTCATGAGCATCGCAGAAAACGGTGATGCTATCCCCTGTAGTTACAATGATGTGCACCGCTTTGGAAATACCCAAAAACAGTCCATGCAAGAAATCTGGGACACACTGCAAAATAGTGAACTATTCACTCAAGCTAAAGACAAAAACCTGCTCAAGGGTAAATGTGGTGTGTGCGAATTCAAAGACATCTGCGGCGGATGCAGAACCTCAGCGTACTTCTACACTGGAGACCTGCTGGGTCCTGACCTGCAATGCGCATATATCCCCAAAGCCTTAAGAGAAAAATAA
- a CDS encoding type IV pilin, producing the protein MIMYNLWKKTRAISPIIGTLLLVVIVVVSGVALYAFVTGWLGSTGVGMPQIDLASADSTTGTIRLYVRNAGMDSITINKIYVQGVTVTNNTTPPAVWTPTIPSENVAFLSIAGQTLTVGQTYTVKVIFADGNQISTSIVASPSSGTPSTSTPALPTPTPTATPTPTATPVPGIPVTIRFATNLTHFDGQGIVIDGVSHKWVDYLTFNWVSGDTHTVEALSPAYTWDTPSKGFVFYNWTNGNGLVDASGTFTVPDESVTVTANYVQSTVYVSFRSSGLNTLDSGITVLTIDGVNYDRWDVANTKFSWTIGSTHTVVASSPLKGWDNAVYHFSSWTNGDGLTKTATTFTVPSTDVTVTANYT; encoded by the coding sequence ATGATTATGTATAACCTGTGGAAGAAAACAAGAGCTATTTCACCAATTATTGGCACCTTGTTACTTGTGGTTATTGTAGTGGTTTCCGGAGTTGCGCTTTATGCTTTTGTTACAGGCTGGCTGGGTTCGACTGGCGTTGGCATGCCCCAAATTGATCTTGCCTCAGCAGATTCCACGACTGGAACTATACGGTTATACGTTAGAAACGCTGGAATGGATTCTATCACTATTAACAAAATTTATGTGCAAGGCGTAACTGTCACAAACAACACAACTCCCCCTGCCGTGTGGACCCCCACTATCCCATCTGAAAATGTAGCCTTTCTTAGCATTGCAGGTCAAACTTTGACAGTAGGTCAAACATACACCGTAAAAGTGATTTTTGCAGACGGTAATCAAATAAGCACTTCCATTGTTGCCTCTCCATCATCGGGTACTCCATCTACTTCTACTCCTGCACTGCCCACTCCAACCCCAACTGCGACGCCCACTCCAACGGCAACACCAGTTCCCGGAATACCAGTCACCATAAGATTCGCAACCAATTTAACTCATTTTGATGGTCAAGGTATCGTAATTGATGGGGTTTCGCATAAATGGGTAGATTATTTAACTTTCAATTGGGTTTCAGGAGATACCCATACTGTTGAAGCTTTAAGTCCAGCTTACACGTGGGATACTCCGTCTAAGGGTTTTGTGTTTTATAATTGGACTAACGGCAACGGCTTAGTTGATGCTTCAGGAACCTTCACTGTTCCAGACGAATCCGTCACAGTTACAGCAAACTATGTGCAGTCAACAGTTTATGTGAGTTTTAGAAGTTCAGGTTTGAACACGCTTGATAGTGGCATAACCGTTCTCACTATTGATGGTGTTAACTATGACCGATGGGACGTAGCCAACACAAAGTTTTCTTGGACAATTGGTTCAACACACACAGTTGTTGCTTCTTCGCCTCTAAAGGGGTGGGACAATGCTGTATATCACTTCTCAAGCTGGACCAACGGTGATGGACTAACAAAAACCGCAACAACATTCACAGTGCCCTCAACTGATGTAACTGTCACAGCCAACTACACATAA